One genomic segment of Rhizobium gallicum bv. gallicum R602sp includes these proteins:
- a CDS encoding acyltransferase family protein, with protein sequence MPREFRTDIQALRGLAVLLVVLYHAHIGPFAAGYLGVDIFFVISGFLITNLIRTQLEQSRFSFSEFYYRRAKRLLPAAYVVIALTTIATPFFLSDVGLLEFQNQVYGALTFSGNIVFWFQADYFGGAAETKPLLHFWSLAVEEQGYLLLPAFLALAPKRWWLTGVSSLLVASLVLCLYVVPRDPSAAFYLLPTRFWEMAIGSFGALLPTTSLVTARLAKLRLPALAFIIVAPMGFAHPVVDAALVCLATLTLLLAPSRDNLAVRGMARVGDVSYSLYLIHWPVLVYVRAVWLADAPALAIYAAVAFSFVASWALYHFVEEPFRRGHVMSRIRLASGLVAASVLLGFSPSVAIATTDSTVDFAKIRRINFGLGRACDFSPGSPPQEIPKNCQTTNRPELLVWGDSFAMALVPGLATTVGEAGLAQLTMSGCFPAIGIAAFSKASASPYSHAFGEDCIRFNDSVLAILKNRPEIRTVAISSPFDAPVSSEFVLLKRSGDTFTENEVSLDVAVEGIKALVEAVRALGKRVVVVTPPPVASFDIGDCLERKARGSVILGRYSDCKIYVSEYRRFRSRTLELLNQVALKAGVEVVSYHDFLCDDTTCRTEIDGKFLYRDSGHLSYEGSETIARQTKLAQRLISAAR encoded by the coding sequence ATGCCGCGAGAATTTCGAACTGATATCCAAGCTCTGCGGGGGTTGGCTGTTTTGCTGGTTGTCCTTTACCACGCACATATTGGACCCTTCGCAGCGGGTTATCTTGGGGTTGATATTTTTTTCGTGATTTCGGGCTTTCTGATCACTAATCTGATCAGGACGCAGCTTGAGCAATCGCGGTTCAGCTTTTCGGAATTCTATTATCGACGCGCGAAGCGCCTGTTGCCGGCGGCCTATGTCGTCATTGCGCTTACGACGATCGCTACGCCTTTTTTCCTGTCAGATGTGGGCCTGCTGGAGTTCCAAAATCAAGTCTACGGGGCGCTCACTTTTTCCGGCAATATCGTTTTCTGGTTCCAGGCGGACTATTTCGGCGGGGCCGCCGAAACGAAGCCCCTCCTGCATTTTTGGTCGCTTGCTGTCGAAGAGCAGGGTTATCTGCTGCTGCCGGCCTTCTTGGCCCTGGCTCCCAAGCGATGGTGGCTGACGGGAGTTAGTTCGCTCCTCGTTGCCAGCCTAGTTCTATGTCTATATGTGGTCCCTCGTGACCCATCCGCTGCATTTTACCTTCTGCCGACCCGATTTTGGGAAATGGCCATTGGTTCATTCGGAGCCTTGCTTCCCACTACCTCACTCGTGACTGCCAGGCTTGCGAAGCTGCGCCTCCCGGCGCTCGCATTTATCATCGTCGCCCCTATGGGTTTCGCACATCCCGTAGTGGATGCCGCTTTGGTTTGTTTGGCAACCCTGACCCTCCTGCTTGCGCCCAGCAGGGATAATCTGGCGGTTCGAGGCATGGCAAGGGTAGGTGACGTCTCCTACTCGCTCTATCTGATCCACTGGCCCGTGCTTGTCTATGTGCGGGCTGTTTGGCTGGCAGATGCTCCTGCCCTTGCGATCTATGCGGCAGTTGCTTTCTCATTTGTTGCGAGCTGGGCTCTTTACCATTTCGTGGAGGAGCCATTCCGGCGGGGGCACGTTATGTCTCGCATACGGCTTGCCTCAGGACTCGTTGCCGCATCGGTTCTTCTTGGCTTCTCGCCCTCAGTCGCTATCGCCACAACCGACAGCACCGTTGACTTTGCGAAGATCCGGCGGATCAACTTCGGCCTGGGAAGAGCATGTGATTTCAGCCCCGGATCGCCTCCTCAGGAAATCCCGAAGAACTGCCAGACAACAAACAGACCCGAATTGCTAGTCTGGGGCGATTCATTTGCCATGGCACTGGTTCCCGGCTTGGCCACGACAGTCGGAGAAGCCGGACTGGCTCAGCTCACGATGAGCGGATGCTTCCCCGCCATTGGCATTGCTGCATTCTCGAAGGCGTCAGCGTCGCCCTATTCCCATGCCTTCGGCGAGGACTGTATTCGTTTCAATGACAGTGTTTTGGCTATCCTGAAAAATCGACCGGAGATCAGGACGGTTGCCATTTCAAGCCCTTTTGATGCCCCTGTATCGAGCGAATTTGTGCTGCTTAAGAGGAGCGGTGATACTTTCACGGAGAACGAGGTCTCTCTGGATGTAGCCGTCGAGGGCATCAAGGCTCTCGTCGAAGCCGTTCGAGCCCTGGGCAAGCGAGTGGTTGTTGTTACTCCTCCGCCAGTCGCAAGTTTCGATATCGGCGATTGCCTTGAGCGAAAGGCACGGGGAAGCGTTATTCTCGGGCGCTACAGCGACTGTAAAATATATGTCAGCGAATACCGCCGGTTCCGATCCCGCACTCTCGAGCTGTTGAACCAAGTGGCCTTGAAGGCTGGCGTAGAGGTGGTTTCTTACCACGACTTTCTCTGCGACGACACAACATGCAGGACCGAGATCGACGGCAAATTCCTTTACCGAGATAGCGGTCACCTTTCCTATGAAGGATCAGAGACCATCGCTCGTCAGACAAAACTTGCTCAAAGGCTGATCAGCGCTGCTCGTTAA
- a CDS encoding efflux RND transporter periplasmic adaptor subunit yields the protein MRKPFIPLAPVLVCLALLPFRCAMADQPAAPALTVSLVTPAQREWPETVPASGWLKPWQEAIIASETSGLRITDVLADVGSTITKGQALVQLSKDSVLADLRKQEAAVVTAKANLTKAKANADRARQLRPSGALSDEKIVEYLADEQTATASLESEEAALDSAKIKLSQSTIVAVDDGLITSRSAELGAVVSAGTELFRLVRQQRVEWQAEVSAHYLGRISGGLSVEINRPDGHPIHGKVRLVGPSISTNTSRAIVYVALPADVRPRVGLYVTGSIELQTTPALTIPETAIVFHDGISYVFTADEDKRVKRVRVETGRRNNGEVEMLSGIDRSSKVVTSGGAFLSDNDLVNIAAKN from the coding sequence TTGAGAAAGCCGTTTATCCCACTCGCCCCCGTCCTGGTCTGCTTAGCACTGCTTCCCTTCCGGTGTGCCATGGCGGATCAGCCCGCAGCACCCGCCCTTACCGTCTCACTGGTGACGCCGGCGCAACGCGAATGGCCGGAAACCGTTCCTGCGAGCGGCTGGCTGAAACCGTGGCAGGAAGCAATCATCGCCTCCGAGACGAGCGGCCTGCGCATAACCGATGTGCTTGCCGATGTCGGATCCACTATCACAAAGGGGCAGGCGCTCGTCCAGCTTTCTAAGGACAGCGTGCTCGCCGACCTTCGTAAACAGGAAGCGGCCGTCGTGACCGCCAAGGCAAATCTGACGAAGGCCAAGGCCAATGCGGACCGCGCTCGGCAGCTTCGTCCTTCGGGCGCCCTTTCCGACGAGAAGATCGTCGAATATCTGGCCGATGAGCAGACGGCAACCGCAAGCCTTGAATCCGAAGAGGCGGCACTCGACAGCGCAAAGATCAAGCTTAGCCAATCAACCATCGTCGCCGTTGACGACGGCCTTATCACCTCGCGCTCCGCCGAGCTCGGCGCAGTCGTCTCCGCCGGCACCGAGCTGTTCCGCCTGGTCCGCCAGCAGCGTGTCGAATGGCAGGCGGAGGTTTCGGCGCACTACCTTGGGCGTATTTCCGGAGGATTGAGCGTCGAGATCAATAGGCCGGACGGCCACCCCATTCATGGCAAAGTGAGGCTTGTGGGACCTTCGATCAGCACGAATACCAGCCGCGCAATCGTTTATGTCGCGCTTCCCGCCGACGTCCGTCCGCGCGTCGGCCTTTACGTCACGGGCAGCATCGAACTGCAGACCACGCCGGCGCTGACGATTCCCGAGACGGCAATCGTGTTCCATGATGGGATAAGCTACGTCTTCACAGCCGACGAGGACAAGCGGGTAAAACGGGTCCGGGTGGAAACGGGCCGTCGCAACAATGGCGAAGTCGAGATGCTCTCCGGCATAGACCGGTCGTCGAAAGTCGTGACGTCGGGCGGTGCGTTTCTGTCGGACAACGACCTCGTGAATATTGCGGCGAAAAACTGA
- a CDS encoding flavin-containing monooxygenase — protein MADSTDLVPFRQRIAEALPSANIPTLLLLLYQFTGQEYWLNPPFIPVKSRWDENDSGGLAIELQTDVRDAALAAIMAWRQGAHVAKPDLSAEELIRMLTMSEAEPIPPEYADMMIHKLRRYSGAVPDPVCLPEDFHVLIIGAGMSGLAAAIRLRQLGVSYIQIEKQDRTGGVWHSHYYPGCGVDTPGHLYSYTFAGGNWSKFFPLQQEIDDYFNRVAREFGIESSIRYSTECLVTRYDEESRTWHSRLRLPDGTEETLVTNVVISAVGGFTTPKWPSIPGLGDFDGPVVHTSKWDPEVTLDGKRVAVIGNGASAMQVVPAIADRVSALTIFQRSRQWAAPFPKFRMPVPEPVQFLLREVPHYEWLYRLRLSWIFDSQVHAALQKDPAWPHPDRSVNAVNDGHRETYTRYIEEQLAGRPDLLAKVIPPYPPFGKRMLLDNGWYKTLLKPHVKLVDSAAAHVEGKSIHGINGDTHEADVLIVASGYDITRFLLPVQVIGRNGVTVREVWNDDDCQAYLGTVVAGFPNFFMLYGPNTALGHRGNFIFTIESQIDYVLSILRQMGEKKLVEVECRQDVYHRYNRTIQEMHQDMIWSHPGMSTYFRNDRGRIVTNSPWRLIDYWKLTKEADLGDYRTLAISAPDRFERAVNGS, from the coding sequence ATGGCTGACTCTACGGACCTCGTCCCGTTCCGCCAACGTATCGCCGAGGCACTCCCTTCGGCCAACATTCCAACCCTGCTACTCCTTCTGTACCAGTTCACAGGACAAGAGTACTGGTTAAATCCGCCGTTTATTCCCGTGAAGAGTCGCTGGGACGAAAACGATTCCGGCGGCTTAGCGATCGAATTGCAGACGGACGTTCGCGATGCAGCGCTGGCCGCCATCATGGCTTGGCGCCAGGGGGCACACGTCGCCAAGCCGGACCTGTCGGCAGAAGAGTTGATCCGTATGCTAACTATGTCAGAGGCCGAGCCTATTCCGCCGGAATACGCTGACATGATGATCCACAAGCTGCGGAGGTATTCAGGCGCGGTTCCCGATCCGGTGTGCTTGCCGGAGGACTTCCACGTACTGATCATCGGGGCCGGTATGTCCGGGTTAGCAGCAGCAATTCGGTTACGACAACTGGGCGTTTCCTACATCCAGATCGAAAAGCAAGATCGTACCGGCGGGGTCTGGCACTCACATTACTACCCTGGCTGCGGAGTAGACACGCCCGGACATCTCTATTCCTACACTTTTGCCGGTGGCAACTGGAGCAAGTTCTTCCCGTTGCAGCAGGAAATCGACGACTATTTCAACCGCGTTGCCCGCGAATTCGGGATCGAGAGTTCAATCCGCTACAGCACGGAGTGCCTTGTCACTCGCTATGACGAAGAGAGCCGGACTTGGCATTCCCGGTTACGCCTGCCCGACGGTACGGAAGAAACCCTTGTGACCAATGTGGTGATTTCGGCCGTGGGAGGCTTCACCACGCCGAAATGGCCGAGTATTCCGGGTCTGGGTGACTTCGACGGCCCGGTGGTCCACACCTCGAAATGGGATCCAGAGGTTACTCTTGATGGCAAACGCGTAGCTGTAATTGGTAATGGGGCCTCGGCAATGCAGGTTGTTCCGGCCATCGCAGATCGAGTGAGTGCCCTGACGATCTTCCAGCGGTCACGCCAATGGGCGGCGCCCTTCCCGAAATTTCGAATGCCGGTTCCGGAGCCGGTGCAGTTCTTGCTCCGCGAGGTGCCACACTACGAATGGCTCTACAGGCTCCGGCTGAGTTGGATTTTCGACAGTCAAGTGCACGCGGCCCTGCAGAAGGACCCGGCGTGGCCGCATCCCGATCGTTCTGTGAATGCGGTAAACGACGGCCACCGCGAGACTTATACTCGATATATCGAAGAACAGCTGGCCGGACGCCCCGACCTTCTGGCCAAGGTCATCCCGCCGTACCCGCCATTCGGCAAGCGGATGCTCCTAGACAACGGCTGGTACAAGACCCTACTCAAGCCGCATGTTAAACTGGTAGACAGCGCCGCCGCGCATGTTGAAGGCAAGTCGATCCATGGGATAAATGGCGACACGCATGAGGCAGACGTTCTCATCGTCGCCTCGGGCTACGATATAACACGCTTCTTACTTCCGGTTCAGGTGATCGGACGCAACGGCGTGACAGTACGTGAGGTCTGGAACGATGACGACTGCCAGGCTTATCTTGGAACCGTAGTGGCGGGCTTCCCGAACTTCTTCATGCTCTACGGCCCCAATACGGCGCTCGGCCACCGCGGCAACTTCATCTTCACGATCGAAAGCCAGATCGATTACGTGCTGAGCATTCTGCGCCAGATGGGAGAGAAGAAGCTCGTCGAGGTGGAATGCCGGCAAGACGTATATCACCGCTACAATCGGACGATCCAAGAGATGCACCAGGACATGATCTGGAGCCATCCCGGCATGTCCACCTATTTCCGCAACGACCGAGGGCGAATCGTAACGAACAGCCCTTGGCGCCTGATCGACTATTGGAAGCTGACGAAGGAGGCGGATCTCGGTGACTACCGTACCCTGGCCATATCGGCTCCCGACCGGTTTGAGAGGGCGGTCAACGGCTCATGA
- a CDS encoding NodA family N-acyltransferase codes for MCSEVRWKLCWENELELADHVELAEFFRKTYGPTGAFNAKPFEGSRSWAGARPELRAIGYDSNGVAAHMGLLRRFIKVGTVDLLVAELGLYGVRADLERLGISHSIRVMLPTLQELDVPFAFGTVRHELRKHIARFGRHGPVTVFSDILTQSTLPEPRLDKPPTRIDDALVIVLPVGRPISDWPTGEIIDRNGPEL; via the coding sequence ATGTGCTCTGAGGTGCGGTGGAAGCTGTGCTGGGAAAACGAGTTGGAACTCGCTGACCATGTAGAACTCGCCGAGTTCTTTCGCAAAACCTATGGGCCGACTGGGGCCTTTAATGCAAAGCCGTTCGAAGGTAGTCGAAGTTGGGCCGGAGCCAGGCCTGAGCTTCGGGCAATCGGTTATGACTCTAATGGTGTAGCGGCTCATATGGGATTGCTGCGCCGTTTTATAAAGGTTGGCACAGTCGATCTGTTGGTGGCTGAGCTGGGATTGTACGGGGTGCGTGCCGATCTTGAAAGGCTCGGCATCAGCCATTCAATCCGTGTCATGCTTCCAACACTGCAGGAGCTCGACGTCCCATTTGCTTTTGGCACCGTTCGCCACGAGCTACGGAAACATATTGCAAGGTTCGGCCGACATGGCCCGGTGACCGTTTTCTCGGACATTCTCACACAGTCCACGCTACCAGAGCCGCGTCTCGATAAGCCGCCCACGCGCATCGATGACGCACTTGTCATCGTTCTGCCAGTTGGACGGCCGATCTCCGACTGGCCCACAGGTGAAATAATTGATCGAAACGGACCGGAGCTATGA
- a CDS encoding acyl carrier protein, which translates to MPDQIADNVIAMIKKSAASNGADSALGHDEITAATELTSLGIDSLGLADILWDIEEAYGIKIEVSTVDDWSNLQSVGDLVEAVRGLAAKEV; encoded by the coding sequence ATGCCAGATCAAATCGCAGATAACGTCATCGCCATGATCAAGAAAAGCGCCGCATCTAACGGCGCCGATTCCGCCTTGGGCCATGACGAAATAACAGCTGCAACCGAACTGACGTCGCTAGGGATCGATTCATTGGGACTGGCAGATATCCTCTGGGACATCGAGGAGGCCTACGGCATCAAGATCGAGGTTAGCACAGTCGATGACTGGTCAAATCTCCAGAGTGTCGGCGATCTGGTTGAAGCCGTCCGCGGCTTGGCCGCTAAGGAGGTTTGA
- a CDS encoding L-histidine N(alpha)-methyltransferase gives MSFLETSLELFQQKYAPDLGPEQYAHHTGLDRNGNSMSGALLWAKAETQRMNNALVTGTANMVDAEIKLAQKLQQRVRDYVQWYHQGERSRSGVSILDYGPGTVRAFQHKTLPLVTSLCGETSRCILVDRSNEFLCDIRQLPSAFGLRIEFIRHDIFSGRRYFFGDEAAFVVMFGRTFGNLAASISETPPVEAVVQALKKISNSAKRCWVAISIGSDLRKDVAKSYYEAHPDFQLNVFYRMKAELPIDDNFDPEVFDYEADIKGDDKFMQVIHTAIVKRNSTFYLKDKSIKLLDGDRLHLKNSFSFSEAFFKECAHLAGLASIDVLSDNAGSDIHVFEKAT, from the coding sequence GTGAGCTTTCTTGAAACCAGTTTGGAGCTGTTTCAGCAAAAATATGCGCCAGACTTAGGTCCTGAACAATACGCTCACCACACTGGACTTGACCGGAACGGTAATTCGATGAGTGGCGCATTGTTATGGGCTAAAGCTGAAACTCAGAGAATGAATAATGCGCTCGTCACTGGTACAGCCAACATGGTGGATGCTGAGATTAAGTTGGCTCAAAAACTTCAGCAGAGAGTGAGAGATTATGTCCAATGGTATCATCAGGGCGAGCGATCTCGTAGTGGGGTGTCGATTCTGGACTATGGCCCCGGAACAGTGCGAGCATTCCAACACAAGACGCTTCCCCTTGTAACAAGCTTGTGCGGCGAGACCTCACGTTGCATACTGGTCGATCGGTCGAACGAGTTCCTCTGCGACATCAGGCAATTGCCGTCTGCTTTCGGGTTGAGAATCGAATTCATACGCCACGATATATTCTCTGGGCGACGCTATTTTTTCGGTGATGAGGCAGCATTTGTAGTCATGTTTGGCCGGACATTTGGGAATCTTGCCGCTTCCATAAGTGAAACCCCCCCCGTAGAGGCTGTCGTCCAGGCGCTGAAGAAAATATCGAACAGCGCTAAGCGGTGCTGGGTCGCGATCTCAATTGGCTCAGATCTGAGGAAAGATGTCGCGAAGTCCTACTATGAAGCGCATCCAGATTTTCAGCTAAACGTTTTCTACAGAATGAAAGCAGAGTTACCTATCGACGATAATTTTGATCCAGAGGTATTTGATTATGAGGCAGATATTAAAGGTGATGATAAATTTATGCAGGTAATACATACTGCGATCGTAAAAAGGAATTCGACATTTTATCTTAAAGATAAAAGTATTAAATTATTAGATGGTGATCGGCTGCATCTAAAGAACTCGTTTTCTTTTTCAGAGGCGTTTTTCAAAGAATGTGCGCACCTCGCAGGGCTTGCGTCGATTGATGTCCTTTCAGACAACGCCGGCTCAGACATTCACGTGTTCGAAAAGGCGACTTAA
- a CDS encoding beta-ketoacyl-[acyl-carrier-protein] synthase family protein gives MERRVVITGIGGLCGLGTDAASIWKAMREGRSAIGPIANSELHELKGMIGAEIKALPEHDINRKQLVSMDRFSLLAVIAAREAARQAELSIDEGNTYRIGATVGVGVCGWDAIEENYRAMLLNGAKRAAILTAPKVMPSAACAQVSMSLGLRGPVFGVTSACASANHAIASAVDQIRLGRADVMLAGGSDAPLVWGVLKSWEALRVLSPDTCRPFSADRKGVVLGEGAGMAVLESYQHAARRGATILAEIAGAGLSADAFDIVAPEVEGPEAAMRACLSDAGLNAEDVDYLNAHGTATRANDQIETAAIKRVFRHHAHSMSVSSTKSVHAHCLGAASALEMIACVMAIREGVVPPTANYREPDPDCDLDVTPNEPRERKIRVALSNAFAMGGTNAVVAFKLV, from the coding sequence ATGGAAAGGCGTGTCGTCATTACCGGAATTGGTGGGCTGTGCGGGCTAGGAACCGACGCCGCCTCCATCTGGAAAGCAATGCGTGAAGGACGTTCGGCTATCGGACCCATCGCCAATTCAGAACTTCATGAGTTGAAAGGCATGATCGGCGCCGAAATCAAGGCGTTGCCGGAGCATGACATTAACCGCAAGCAATTAGTCTCCATGGACCGCTTCAGCTTACTCGCGGTGATTGCCGCACGCGAAGCCGCAAGACAGGCCGAACTCTCCATTGATGAAGGAAACACCTATCGCATCGGCGCAACAGTGGGCGTCGGCGTCTGTGGCTGGGATGCGATTGAAGAAAACTACCGTGCTATGCTTTTGAACGGCGCGAAGCGCGCTGCCATCCTCACTGCACCTAAGGTTATGCCGAGTGCGGCTTGCGCTCAGGTCAGCATGAGCCTCGGCTTGCGCGGGCCGGTCTTCGGCGTCACGTCCGCTTGTGCCTCGGCCAACCATGCGATCGCTTCGGCGGTGGATCAGATTAGACTTGGCCGTGCTGACGTAATGCTCGCCGGCGGCAGCGATGCGCCGCTTGTGTGGGGCGTGCTGAAGTCATGGGAAGCACTGCGCGTACTTTCACCGGATACCTGCCGGCCCTTCTCGGCTGACAGGAAGGGGGTGGTGTTGGGTGAGGGTGCGGGCATGGCCGTGCTGGAAAGCTATCAGCATGCCGCACGGCGCGGTGCCACAATTCTTGCTGAGATCGCCGGTGCTGGCCTCTCCGCTGATGCGTTCGACATCGTCGCGCCTGAGGTCGAAGGGCCGGAGGCGGCGATGCGCGCCTGCCTTTCTGATGCCGGGCTGAATGCCGAGGATGTGGACTACCTAAACGCGCATGGCACTGCCACCAGGGCCAACGATCAGATCGAAACTGCGGCGATCAAGCGCGTCTTCCGTCATCATGCCCACTCAATGTCCGTCTCTTCCACCAAGTCCGTTCACGCGCATTGCCTCGGCGCAGCGAGCGCCCTCGAAATGATCGCCTGTGTGATGGCGATCCGCGAGGGCGTCGTGCCGCCGACCGCAAACTATCGTGAGCCAGACCCCGATTGCGACCTCGACGTTACTCCCAATGAGCCGCGCGAGCGCAAGATACGCGTAGCGCTGAGCAACGCTTTTGCCATGGGCGGCACGAACGCAGTTGTGGCATTCAAGCTGGTATAG
- a CDS encoding LysR family transcriptional regulator produces the protein MRFKGLDLNLLVALDALMTERNLTAAARSINLSQPAMSAAVARLRAYFQDELFTMAGRELVPTPRAEELASAARETLLHIQLSIISWEPFNPFQSDRRFRIILSDFVTLTFFEKVVKRVAREAPAVSFEFLPLADDHQELLRRGDVDFLILPELFMSNAHPRARLFDETLVCIGCHTNQQLSQPLTFERYMSIGHVAAKFGNARRPSIEEWYLLEHGFTRRVEVVVQGFSMIPPMVSGTDRIGTMPLRLAQHFAKTIPLQIVELPLPLPAFTEAVQWPALHNGDPASLWVRGILSQEASRMVSPRDLGAGPQVI, from the coding sequence ATGCGTTTCAAGGGCCTTGACCTAAATCTCCTCGTGGCGCTCGACGCGCTGATGACCGAGCGTAACCTCACGGCGGCGGCACGCAGCATCAACTTAAGCCAGCCGGCCATGAGCGCGGCCGTCGCCCGGTTACGCGCCTATTTCCAAGATGAGCTGTTTACGATGGCTGGCCGAGAACTTGTCCCAACGCCGCGTGCGGAAGAGCTCGCCTCGGCAGCCCGCGAGACACTGCTGCACATCCAGCTCTCCATTATTTCCTGGGAGCCATTTAATCCCTTCCAATCAGATCGCCGCTTCAGGATCATCCTTTCGGATTTCGTCACCCTCACGTTTTTTGAAAAGGTCGTGAAGCGTGTGGCGCGAGAAGCTCCCGCCGTCAGCTTCGAATTTCTGCCGCTTGCCGACGACCACCAGGAGCTTCTGCGGCGCGGTGACGTCGATTTTCTCATTCTGCCGGAATTGTTTATGTCGAACGCGCATCCTCGAGCGAGACTGTTCGACGAGACACTCGTTTGCATAGGCTGCCATACGAACCAGCAGCTATCACAGCCGCTTACATTCGAGAGATACATGTCGATCGGGCATGTTGCGGCCAAATTCGGAAATGCGCGGAGGCCCTCCATCGAGGAATGGTATTTGCTCGAGCACGGTTTCACGAGACGTGTTGAAGTCGTCGTACAGGGCTTTAGCATGATTCCACCAATGGTGTCGGGTACCGACCGTATAGGGACCATGCCCTTACGGCTGGCGCAGCATTTCGCAAAAACAATACCCCTGCAGATCGTCGAGCTTCCCCTGCCACTTCCTGCTTTCACTGAGGCCGTCCAATGGCCTGCACTTCACAATGGTGATCCGGCAAGCCTCTGGGTGCGGGGGATCTTATCGCAGGAGGCGTCGCGCATGGTTTCGCCGCGTGACCTCGGCGCAGGGCCTCAGGTGATCTAG